A region from the Triticum aestivum cultivar Chinese Spring chromosome 3D, IWGSC CS RefSeq v2.1, whole genome shotgun sequence genome encodes:
- the LOC123075913 gene encoding uncharacterized protein OsI_031781 → MAPAKNIGAARILVIVMVATALLPSSSATLTKSGENLFKFVLAGLISSVLDDVIAATPPAKIPEVQAAAEKQVQLAIAKVDTAKGDKAKLDAFMLAYKKVGEQVLATPPAQKFLVMEKGFTEAASSLAP, encoded by the coding sequence ATGGCCCCAGCCAAGAACATTGGGGCGGCACGAATCCTTGTCATCGTCATGGTGGCAACTGCATTATTACCGTCGTCAAGCGCCACCCTCACCAAGTCTGGCGAGAACCTGTTCAAGTTTGTCCTCGCCGGGCTCATCAGTTCGGTCCTCGACGACGTTATCGCCGCCACCCCACCAGCCAAAATACCCGAAGTACAAGCGGCCGCGGAGAAGCAGGTGCAACTCGCTATTGCCAAAGTGGACACGGCCAAAGGAGACAAGGCGAAATTAGATGCGTTCATGTTGGCCTACAAGAAGGTCGGTGAGCAAGTCCTCGCCACGCCGCCCGCTCAGAAGTTCTTGGTCATGGAGAAAGGCTTTACTGAGGCTGCTTCTAGCCTGGCTCCGTAA